A stretch of Gossypium hirsutum isolate 1008001.06 chromosome A06, Gossypium_hirsutum_v2.1, whole genome shotgun sequence DNA encodes these proteins:
- the LOC107963177 gene encoding uncharacterized protein, which translates to MTPDGITLQNMEKKPNKSFKQYVQRWREVAIQVQPPLLEKETTMLFINTLKVPFITHMLGSATKSFVDMVMTGEIIENAIRNRRIDAGESAKRSAPQKKKNEVNNANVGYLKSVTISQPKAITEAKQNNEKRQFMPIPMTYKELYQSLFDTHVVAPFYLKPLQPPFPKWYDANAQCEYHAGIVWHSIENCTTFNKLVERFIQMGIVKFDNEPNAENLLPNHTDSEVNVIDGGIGKRVKEDITEVKTPLKWVWREMARRGLVALSSEGSWDEIENYCEFHHEKGHGIQECEEMRAFIQSLVDNKEIEFYEEVKEEEYIYVSESTSNVPKFNRPVVIISRPKNEAGIQMTPKIIIQKPAVFSYKDNKRVSWNYDCNVTVPVKESSVSLLKEDQNIGSYTCSGKLYDLMVEQKRGKVVESGVPVNEPVKEEEAKEFLKFLKHSEHSVVEQLHKQPARISILALLLSSKVHRSVLLKMLNETYVTNDISVNKLNQLVNNIISDNFIFFNDDDIPPGGKRVMGRIEIPLLIGPTTYEVDFLAMDSKPSYNFLLRRPWIHLAGAVPSSLHQKLKLVPEGQLVTINAE; encoded by the exons ATGACTCCTGACGGAATTACTCtacagaatatggagaagaaaccAAACAAAAGTTTCAAGCAATATGTACAGAGGTGGAGGGAAGTGGCTATCCAGGTTCAGCCGCCACTCTTGGAGAAGGAAACTACAATGCTCTTCATTAATACTTTAAAAGTTCCGTTCATAActcatatgttaggaagtgccacaaagaGTTTCGTAGATATGGTAATGACTGGAGAAATAATTGAGAATGCAATAAGAAATAGAAGGATAGATGCAGGAGAAAGTGCTAAAAGGTCTGCCccacagaaaaagaaaaatgaggtgaacaatgcAAACGTGGGGTACTTAAAATCTGTTACTATAAGTCAACCAAAAGCAATAACTGAAGCAAAGCAAAACAATGAGAAGCGTCAATTTATGCCAATCCCCATGACGTATAAAGAATTATATCAAAGTTTGTTTGATACACATGTGGTGGCACCTTTTTATCTAAAGCCATTACAGCCTCCATTCCCTAAATGGTACGATGCCAATGCTCAATGTGAGTATCATGCAGGGATCGTATGGCATTCGATAGAAAATTGCACTACTTTTAATAAGCTAGTTGAAAGATTTATCCAAATGGGCATTGTGAAGTTTGATAATGAGCCCAATGCAGAAAATCTGTTACCTAATCATACTGATAGTGAGGTAAACGTGATAGATGGAGGTATAGGAAAAAGAGTCAAAGAGGATATTACAGAAGTAAAAACTCCTTTGAAATGGGTCTGGAGGGAGATGGCAAGAAGGGGGTTAGTTGCTTTGAGTTCAGAAGGAAGTTGGGATGAGATAGAGAATTACTGCGAGTTTCATCATGAAAAAGGGCATGGAATTCAGGAATGTGAAGAGATGAGAGCTTTCATCCAGAGCTTGGTGGATAACAAGGagatagaattttatgaagaggtTAAAGAGGAAGAATATATATACGTGTCAGAATCCACGTCGAATGTCCCGAAATTCAATCGACCTGTGGTCATTATTTCACGTCCCAAAAATGAAGCAGGAATTCAGATGACACCGAAGATCATAATTCAGAAACCAGCAGTTTTCTCTTATAAGGATAACAAAAGGGTCTCTTGGAATTATGATTGTAATGTGACAGTCCCGGTGAAGGAGAGTTCAGTTAGCCTGTTAAAAGAGGATCAAAATATAGGTTCTTACACGTGCAGTGGAAAACTATATGATCTGATGGTCGAACAAAAGAGAGGAAAAGTGGTCGAATCGGGGGTGCCTGTTAATGAACCagtgaaagaagaagaagctaaggAATTTCTGAAATTTCTGAAACATAGTGAGCACAGTGTGGTGgaacagttgcataaacaaccagCGCGTATATCCATATTGGCTTTGCTCCTAAGCTCAAAGGTACATCGAAGTGTATTACTGAAAATGCTGAACGAGACATATGTGACCAATGATATTTCTGTCAACAAGTTGAATCAGTTGGTTAATAATATAATTTCTGACAACTTCattttcttcaatgatgatgataTACCACCAGGAG GAAAGAGAGTCATGGGGAGAATAGAAATACCTTTGTTGATTGGCCCAACTACATATGAGGTAGATTTCTTAGCAATGGATAGTAAGCCTTCCTACAATTTCCTGTTACGGAGACCTTGGATACATTTGGCAGGGGCAGtgccttcatcattacatcagaagctAAAGCTGGTACCTGAAGGGCAGTTAGTAACGATAAATGCTGAATAA